In one Vicugna pacos chromosome 22, VicPac4, whole genome shotgun sequence genomic region, the following are encoded:
- the MRI1 gene encoding methylthioribose-1-phosphate isomerase, which yields MTLEAIRYSRGSLQILDQLLLPQQSRYEAVGSVRQAWEAIRAMKVRGAPAIALVGCLSLAVELQAGAGGPGLAALVAFVRDALSFLVTARPTAVNMARAARDLSEAAAQEAEQEGATEETVRERVIHWAEDMLEKDLRDNRSIGDLGARHLLERAAPEGDKVTVLTHCNTGALATAGYGTALGVIRSLHNLGRLERAFCTETRPYNQGARLTAFELVYEQIPATLIADSMAAAAMAHQGVSAVVVGADRVVANGDTANKVGTYQLAIAAKHHGIPFYVAAPSSSCDLRLETGQEIIIEERPGQELTDVNGVRIAAPGIAVWNPAFDVTPHDLITGGIITELGVFAPEELRAALSARGS from the exons ATGACTTTGGAGGCGATCCGCTACTCACGGGGCTCACTACAGATCCTTGACCAGCTGCTGCTGCCCCAGCAGAGCCGCTACGAGGCGGTGGGCTCAGTGCGCCAGGCCTGGGAGGCCATCCGCGCTATGAAG GTGCGGGGTGCCCCAGCCATTGCGCTCGTGGGCTGCCTCAGCCTTGCGGTGGAGCTGCAGGCGGGCGCCGGGGGACCGGGACTCGCCGCGCTCGTGGCCTTTGTGCGCGACGCGCTAAGCTTCCTTGTCACCGCCCGGCCCACTGCCGTCAACATGGCCCGCGCCGCCCGAGACCTGTCCGAGGCTGCAGCCCAGGAGGCGGAGCAGGAGGGCGCCACCGAGGAGACAGTCCGGGAGAG AGTGATCCACTGGGCTGAGGACATGCTGGAGAAAGACCTCAGGGACAATCGAAGCATTGGGGACCTGGGAGCCCGCCACCTCCTGGAGCGGGCAGCACCCGAGGGGGACAAGGTGACAGTACTGACCCACTGCAACACTGGTGCACTGGCCACTGCTGGCTATGGCACAGCCCTAG GTGTGATCCGCTCACTGCACAACTTGGGCCGTCTGGAGCGTGCCTTCTGCACGGAGACTCGGCCTTACAACCAGGGAGCCCGGCTGACAGCCTTCGAACTGGTCTACGAGCAAATCCCCGCCACCCTCATTGCAGACAGCATGGCGGCAGCTGCCATGGCCCACCAGGGCGTGTCAG CCGTGGTTGTGGGAGCAGACCGCGTGGTTGCCAATGGCGACACAGCCAACAAAGTGGGCACCTACCAGCTAGCCATCGCCGCCAAGCACCATGGCATCCCCTTCTATGTGGCTGCCCCCAGCTCCTCCTGTGACCTCCGTCTGGAGACAGGCCAGGAGATCATCATTGAGGAGCGCCCCGGCCAGGAGCTGACCGATGTCAATGGGGTCCGGATTGCGGCACCTG GAATTGCGGTTTGGAATCCTGCCTTCGATGTCACCCCGCACGACCTCATCACCGGCGGCATCATCACGGAGCTGGGTGTCTTTGCCCCTGAGGAGCTCC
- the YJU2B gene encoding probable splicing factor YJU2B, whose amino-acid sequence MGERKGVNKYYPPDFNPEKHGSLNRYHNSHPLRERARKLSQGILIIRFEMPYNIWCDGCKNHIGMGVRYNAEKKKVGNYYTTPIYRFRMKCHLCVNYIEMQTDPANCDYVIVSGAQRKEERWDMADNEQVLTTEHEKKQKLETDAMFRLEHGEADRSTLKKALPTLSHIQEAQSAWKDDFALNSMLRKRFREKKKAMQEEEERDQALQAKASLAIPLVPETEDDRRLAALLKFHTLDSYEDKQKLKRTEIISRSWFPSTPGPGGTGSSSSNSKAGSVLKLLAQNRRSAPTGSPITVGHLGIVRRRSREVPESPQHTAETPKSGEPREPKGTAQDRSASPRDCSQETAESPQNSGPLGQEGSCQDRPQSLPGSSQKGASLQDTPQLCSLSSSLVADYSGSESE is encoded by the exons ATG GGTGAAAGGAAAGGTGTAAACAAGTACTACCCTCCGGATTTCAACCCTGAAAAG CATGGCTCGCTCAACCGCTACCACAACAGCCACCCTCTTCGGGAACGGGCTCGGAAGCTATCCCAGGGCATCCTCATCATCAG GTTTGAGATGCCGTATAACATCTGGTGCGACGGCTGCAAGAACCACATTGGCATGG GTGTTCGTTACAACGCAGAAAAGAAGAAGGTTGGCAATTACTACACGACCCCGATCTACAG ATTCCGAATGAAATGCCACCTCTGCGTCAATTACATCGAGATGCAGACAGACCCCGCCAACTGCGACTATGTGATCGTGAGCGGCGCCCAGCGCAAGGAGGAGCGCTGGGACATGGCGGACAATGAGCAGGTGCTGACAACAG AGCACGAGAAGAAGCAGAAGCTGGAGACAGATGCCATGTTCCGCCTGGAGCACGGCGAGGCCGACCGGAGCACACTCAAGAAggccctccccaccctgagcCACATCCAGGAGGCCCAGAGCGCCTGGAAGGACGACTTTGCCCTCAACAGCATGCTGCGGAAAAGGTTCCGG GAGAAGAAAAAAGccatgcaggaggaggaggagagggaccaGGCACTGCAGGCCAAGGCGAGCCTGGCCATCCCGCTGGTGCCGGAGACGGAGGACGACCGCAGGCTGGCCGCCCTGCTTAAGTTCCACACCCTCGACT CATATGAGGACAAGCAGAAACTCAAGCGGACCGAGATCATCAGCCGCTCCTGGTTCCCCTCCACCCCGGGACCTGGCGGcaccggcagcagcagcagcaacagtaaAGCCGGCAGTGTCCTGAAGCTGCTGGCCCAGAACCGCAGATCTGCTCCCACCGGCTCCCCCATCACTGTGGGACACCTGGGCATTGTGCGGCGGCGGTCCCGGGAGGTCCCAGAGAGCCCCCAGCACACGGCTGAGACCCCCAAGTCTGGGGAACCCCGGGAGCCAAAGGGGACTGCCCAGGACAGGTCCGCATCCCCCCGAGACTGCTCTCAGGAAACAGCTGAGTCCCCCCAGAACAGTGGACcactggggcaggaggggagctGTCAGGACAGGCCCCAGTCCTTGCCTGGCTCCTCCCAGAAGGGAGCCAGCCTCCAGGACACACCACAGCTCTGCAGCCTCAGTTCCTCCCTTGTGGCTGACTACTCAGGTTCGGAGAGTGAGTAA